A stretch of the Actinomyces faecalis genome encodes the following:
- a CDS encoding LacI family DNA-binding transcriptional regulator produces MSRRATIRDVAEAAGVSKATVSRVLAGNYPVSQETADRVHHAVQRLSYTASSRARSLATGRSNAVAVVVSEPLDTFFADPTFARIVQGVSDFLSHTEVVPVLLTTTTKVEQRKALRLITNQTVDAVIHLSPWSDEGLLDSLLNQQVPVVVCGQDERFERRGRFSFVYSDDRLGAAQAARHLRERGAQSPVAILGVPGQPAASDRLEGYRQVFPGLEDHRTAWGGWSEADGASAMQDFLRSGITFDAVMAASDRIARGALSVLSRAGRQVPADVLVVGYDDHPSATELSPHLSTVSQPMHAQGETACRLAQEMVEGRPPRTVVLPTTLHVRETS; encoded by the coding sequence GTGAGTAGACGAGCCACGATCCGAGATGTGGCAGAGGCGGCGGGAGTGTCCAAGGCGACTGTCTCTCGCGTCCTGGCAGGCAACTATCCGGTCTCGCAAGAGACCGCTGACCGCGTCCACCACGCGGTCCAGCGGCTGAGCTACACCGCCTCCTCGCGCGCCCGCTCCCTGGCCACAGGACGCTCCAACGCCGTGGCGGTCGTCGTCTCAGAGCCCCTCGACACCTTCTTCGCCGACCCGACCTTCGCACGCATCGTCCAGGGGGTCTCCGACTTCCTCAGCCACACCGAGGTCGTCCCCGTCCTGCTGACGACAACGACGAAGGTCGAGCAGCGCAAGGCGCTGCGGCTCATCACGAACCAGACAGTCGACGCGGTCATCCACCTGTCACCCTGGTCCGACGAAGGACTGCTCGACAGCCTGCTCAACCAGCAGGTCCCCGTCGTGGTCTGTGGTCAGGACGAGCGCTTCGAGCGACGCGGACGCTTCTCCTTCGTCTACTCCGACGACCGCCTTGGTGCCGCTCAGGCAGCCCGTCACCTCAGAGAGCGGGGAGCTCAGTCACCCGTCGCGATTCTCGGTGTACCAGGTCAACCAGCCGCATCGGACCGGCTGGAGGGCTACCGCCAGGTCTTCCCAGGCCTAGAGGACCACCGGACCGCTTGGGGCGGGTGGTCTGAGGCAGACGGTGCCAGCGCGATGCAGGACTTCCTGCGTTCCGGGATCACCTTCGACGCCGTCATGGCCGCCTCGGACCGGATCGCCCGCGGCGCGTTGTCGGTTCTGTCCCGTGCAGGTCGGCAGGTCCCAGCAGACGTCCTCGTCGTCGGCTACGACGATCACCCCAGTGCTACCGAGCTCAGTCCGCACCTGTCGACCGTCTCCCAGCCCATGCACGCCCAGGGAGAGACTGCCTGCCGCCTCGCGCAGGAGATGGTGGAGGGGCGCCCGCCACGCACCGTCGTGCTACCGACCACGCTCCACGTGCGTGAGACAAGCTGA
- a CDS encoding asparaginase translates to MTSAESRSYAQVPVLPPAFRGLEATGVVPLVAVTRGGDAEHPVVESVHHGCLVALSGQGQTVLEAGDVTNPVLARSALKPLFAVGMLRAGLELEPRQLALACASHSGGPEHLEVVISILRRYGLEPADLRHTPGMPIGVPERRALTASGAGPDRLHQNCSGKHAAMLATAVACGWDPAGYLDHDHPVAVLLRASVEELTGCQIDPGTVTRDGCGAEVYPLPLVGLARAYGRLAGAPEGTPEHAVAQAMSAWPGLVGGKGRDVTALMKALPGAVAKDGAEGVYVMGLAGGACLAVKIADGASRARVPAMLPALRALGVEEDLSERLRDALPGPVLGWGEPVGGVLALV, encoded by the coding sequence ATGACATCTGCTGAGAGCCGATCGTATGCACAGGTGCCGGTGCTGCCTCCTGCGTTCCGGGGCCTGGAGGCCACAGGGGTGGTCCCCCTGGTCGCGGTGACCCGTGGCGGGGACGCCGAGCATCCCGTGGTGGAGTCAGTCCACCACGGCTGCCTGGTCGCCCTGTCAGGGCAGGGGCAGACGGTGCTGGAGGCAGGGGACGTCACGAACCCCGTCCTCGCTCGTTCGGCCCTCAAGCCTCTCTTCGCCGTCGGCATGCTGCGGGCGGGCCTGGAGCTGGAACCCCGTCAGCTGGCGCTTGCGTGCGCCAGCCACTCCGGCGGCCCGGAGCACCTGGAGGTCGTCATCTCGATCCTGCGTCGCTACGGCCTGGAGCCGGCCGACCTGCGTCACACCCCGGGGATGCCGATCGGCGTCCCGGAACGTCGTGCCCTGACGGCCTCAGGGGCGGGTCCTGACCGGCTGCACCAGAACTGCTCGGGAAAGCACGCCGCAATGCTGGCTACCGCTGTCGCCTGCGGCTGGGACCCCGCAGGCTACCTGGATCACGACCACCCGGTTGCTGTCCTCCTTCGCGCCAGCGTCGAGGAGCTCACCGGCTGCCAGATTGATCCGGGCACCGTCACTCGTGACGGCTGCGGCGCCGAGGTCTACCCCCTACCGCTCGTCGGACTGGCCAGAGCCTATGGCCGCCTCGCCGGCGCCCCAGAGGGGACGCCGGAGCACGCGGTGGCGCAGGCCATGAGCGCCTGGCCCGGGCTCGTCGGCGGGAAGGGGCGTGACGTCACTGCCCTGATGAAGGCCCTGCCGGGCGCCGTCGCCAAGGACGGGGCCGAGGGCGTCTACGTCATGGGGCTTGCGGGAGGAGCCTGCCTGGCGGTCAAGATCGCTGACGGCGCCTCACGTGCCAGGGTCCCGGCGATGCTGCCGGCACTGCGCGCCCTCGGGGTCGAGGAAGACCTGAGTGAGCGGCTGCGGGACGCGCTGCCTGGGCCTGTGCTGGGGTGGGGCGAGCCGGTGGGAGGGGTGCTGGCGCTGGTGTAG
- a CDS encoding xylulokinase, translated as MSQTATTSTVSSSSVDLSRTALGIELGSTRIKAVLIDPAGTVLASGAHDWQSSLVEGVWTYSLEEIVTGLQSAYADLAKDLERTHGLPLTTTGAIGVSGMMHGYIPLDADGHLLTAFRTWRNTITADSAATLSDLFGLNIPQRWTVSHLHRAVTTGEEHVTRIDKVTTLAGYIHWRLTGHHVLGVGEASGVFPIAPDGTSFDPTMLTAFDQAVTVPWSLAHVLPAVALAGQDAGTLTPDGAALLDPTGTLQPGVPLCPPEGDAGTGMVATGALRPRTGNVSAGTSAFAMIVLDKPLRTLIPEIDLVSTPTGHPVAMAHANNCTSDLNAWVEVFSQFATALGHPVDRGPLFDLLLTAADTTTMDQAGTMSYNFLSGDALVGLNEGRPLTMRRPDAAFGLAGLMRSHLFALFASMAHGVQILRRTTDVSIDTMHAHGGIFKTPRIPQQVLAAAFDTPVTVSTTASEGGAWGMALLAGYSQWATDTPLEDWIDTITSTDDQALALQATPEQVTEYQHYLDHFVNGLPLQKTAVEVF; from the coding sequence ATGTCTCAGACCGCCACCACTTCCACCGTCTCCTCGAGCTCCGTGGACCTGTCTCGTACCGCGTTGGGTATCGAGCTTGGTTCGACCCGTATCAAGGCAGTGCTGATCGATCCTGCTGGCACGGTCCTGGCATCCGGGGCCCATGACTGGCAGAGCTCGCTGGTGGAGGGGGTGTGGACCTACTCCCTGGAGGAGATCGTCACCGGCCTGCAGTCCGCCTACGCCGACCTGGCCAAGGACCTGGAGCGCACCCACGGACTGCCCCTGACCACCACCGGCGCCATCGGCGTCTCCGGCATGATGCACGGCTACATCCCCCTGGACGCCGACGGCCACCTCCTGACCGCCTTCCGCACCTGGCGCAACACCATCACCGCCGACTCCGCCGCCACCCTGTCCGACCTGTTCGGCCTCAACATCCCCCAGCGCTGGACCGTCTCCCACCTCCACCGCGCCGTCACCACCGGCGAGGAGCACGTCACCCGCATCGACAAGGTCACCACCCTGGCCGGCTACATCCACTGGCGCCTGACCGGCCACCACGTCCTCGGCGTCGGCGAGGCCTCCGGCGTCTTCCCCATCGCCCCCGACGGCACCTCCTTCGACCCCACCATGCTCACCGCCTTCGACCAGGCCGTCACCGTCCCGTGGTCACTGGCCCACGTCCTGCCCGCCGTCGCCCTCGCGGGCCAGGACGCCGGCACCCTCACCCCCGACGGCGCCGCCCTGCTCGACCCCACCGGCACCCTCCAGCCAGGCGTCCCCCTGTGCCCCCCGGAGGGAGACGCCGGCACCGGCATGGTCGCCACCGGCGCCCTGCGCCCCCGCACCGGCAACGTCTCAGCCGGCACCAGCGCCTTCGCCATGATCGTCCTGGACAAGCCCCTACGCACCCTCATCCCCGAGATCGACCTCGTGTCCACCCCCACCGGCCACCCCGTCGCCATGGCCCACGCCAACAACTGCACCTCCGACCTCAACGCCTGGGTCGAGGTCTTCTCCCAGTTCGCCACCGCCCTGGGCCACCCCGTCGACCGCGGCCCCCTGTTCGACCTCCTCCTGACCGCCGCCGACACCACCACCATGGACCAGGCCGGCACCATGTCCTACAACTTCCTGTCCGGCGACGCCCTGGTCGGTCTGAACGAAGGACGCCCCCTGACCATGCGCCGCCCCGACGCCGCCTTCGGCCTGGCCGGCCTCATGCGCTCCCACCTGTTCGCCCTGTTCGCCTCCATGGCCCACGGTGTCCAGATCCTGCGACGCACCACCGACGTCTCCATCGACACCATGCACGCCCACGGCGGCATCTTCAAGACACCCCGCATCCCCCAACAGGTCCTCGCCGCCGCCTTCGACACCCCCGTCACCGTCTCCACCACCGCCTCCGAAGGCGGGGCCTGGGGCATGGCACTCCTCGCCGGCTACAGCCAGTGGGCCACCGACACCCCGCTCGAGGACTGGATCGACACCATCACCAGCACCGACGACCAGGCCCTCGCCCTCCAGGCCACCCCGGAACAAGTCACCGAGTACCAGCACTACCTCGACCACTTCGTCAACGGACTACCCCTGCAAAAGACCGCCGTCGAGGTCTTCTGA
- a CDS encoding RNA-binding S4 domain-containing protein — MSKQQYLTVPVRGEIRLGQFLKLAGLVEDGAEARLAVQSGDVRVNGEVETRRGHRLAAGDVVEVTLPAQTAGAVVGTEE, encoded by the coding sequence ATGAGCAAGCAGCAGTACCTGACCGTTCCTGTACGCGGGGAGATCAGGCTCGGTCAGTTCCTCAAGCTCGCAGGTCTTGTCGAGGACGGCGCCGAGGCACGCCTCGCCGTCCAGTCCGGTGATGTACGGGTCAACGGCGAGGTCGAGACCCGACGCGGCCACCGCCTGGCTGCCGGGGACGTCGTGGAGGTCACGCTGCCCGCACAGACGGCGGGCGCCGTCGTCGGCACCGAGGAGTAG
- the dnaE gene encoding DNA polymerase III subunit alpha, with protein MADPSTEATAAPRDDFVHLHVHTDYSMLDGAGKIKDYVAEAKRLGQPALAITDHGYMFGAYEFYEAARKAGIKPIVGVEAYMTPGTSRFDKTRVFWGEESQRSDDVSARGSYTHMTLLSRNDEGLHNLMRLDSYASLEGQWGKSPRMDRELLQRYAAGLIGTSGCPSSEIQTRLRLGQWEEALRCAGELQDIFGKEFFYVELMDHGLEIEQRVTKDLLRLAKEIGAPLLATNDSHYVRPEDRTIQDAMLCINSGSVLSDPDRFKFDGDTYYLRPGREMRELFREMPQACDNTLLVAEQCDVHFATVDEGASFMPAFPVPEGETMESWFIKECWRGMDERFGGDIPEDCRKQAEYEIGVIVQMGFPGYFLVVADYINWAKRHGIRVGPGRGSGAGSMVAYAMGITELNPLAHGLIFERFLNPERISMPDIDVDFDERRREEVIDYVKAKYGADKISQVVTYGVIKAKQSLKDSSRVMGYPYAVGDRLTKAMPPTIMGKDITIKGIFNPEDERYGEAAEFRALHAEDPDAQKIVELAQGLEGMTRQWGVHACAVIMSSATLTDIIPMMQRLQDGAYITQFDYPTCEHLGLLKMDFLGLRNLTVISDALENIVANGKEPLDIDHVALDDAETYQLLSRGETLGVFQLDGGGMRTLLRLMKPDNFEDISAVGALYRPGPMGAESHTNYALRKNGQQEITPIHPELKEALEPILGNTYGLIVYQEQVMKIATDLAGFTMGKADALRKAMGKKKMDILATMFVEFEAGMVANGFSRESVKTLWDVVVPFAKYAFNKAHSAAYGVVSYWTAYLKTHYPTEYMAALLTSQKDNKDKLALYLGECRHMGIKVLPPDVNASRAQFSAVGSDIRFGLGAIRNVGANVVDGIVAAREEQGEFTSFEDFLDKVPAVVCNKRTIDSLIKAGAFDSLGRSRRSLQACHEDFVDEIIGVKRNEAVGQFDLFASLGGGQAQEEAAFGSGPVFSSEVPDLPEWDKKDKLAFERDMLGLYVSDHPLLGLEGMLSKLADVEIADLLENEERPDGAMVTVAGLITSLQRKTTKQGNLWAIAQIEDLGGSVEALFFPATYQTVSTMLAQDTVVTLRGRVNRRDGQVALAVQEMTIPDVSSATHESVTLTLPTNRCTGPLIDQLKTVLEKHPGMSPVRLTLTSKYREVRTQLSSSLRVEASQAFYSDVKALLGPGCLRH; from the coding sequence ATGGCTGATCCGAGCACCGAGGCGACTGCGGCACCCCGGGACGACTTCGTCCACCTCCACGTCCACACGGACTACTCGATGCTCGACGGCGCCGGGAAGATCAAGGACTACGTCGCTGAGGCCAAGAGGCTCGGGCAGCCGGCGCTGGCCATCACCGACCACGGCTACATGTTCGGTGCCTACGAGTTCTACGAGGCCGCGCGCAAGGCCGGCATCAAGCCGATCGTCGGCGTCGAGGCCTACATGACGCCCGGGACCTCGCGGTTCGACAAGACACGCGTGTTCTGGGGGGAGGAGTCCCAGCGCAGCGACGACGTCTCCGCCCGAGGCTCCTACACGCACATGACGCTGCTCTCGCGCAACGACGAGGGCCTGCACAACCTCATGCGCCTGGACTCCTACGCCTCCCTGGAGGGCCAGTGGGGCAAGTCCCCGCGCATGGACCGCGAGCTGCTCCAGCGCTACGCCGCCGGGCTCATCGGGACCTCTGGCTGCCCGTCATCGGAGATCCAGACGCGCCTGCGCCTGGGCCAGTGGGAGGAGGCGCTGCGCTGCGCCGGAGAGCTCCAGGACATCTTCGGCAAGGAGTTCTTCTACGTCGAGCTCATGGACCACGGCCTGGAGATCGAGCAGCGGGTGACCAAGGACCTGCTGCGCCTGGCCAAGGAGATCGGCGCGCCCCTGCTGGCGACCAACGACTCCCACTACGTGCGTCCTGAGGATCGCACCATCCAGGACGCGATGCTGTGCATCAACTCCGGCTCGGTGCTCTCCGACCCCGACCGCTTCAAGTTCGACGGCGACACCTACTACCTGCGCCCCGGCCGGGAGATGCGCGAGCTCTTCCGGGAGATGCCGCAGGCCTGCGACAACACCCTGCTCGTGGCGGAGCAGTGCGACGTCCACTTCGCCACGGTGGACGAGGGCGCCTCCTTCATGCCGGCCTTCCCCGTGCCCGAGGGCGAGACCATGGAGTCCTGGTTCATCAAGGAGTGCTGGAGGGGGATGGATGAGCGCTTCGGCGGTGACATCCCCGAGGACTGTCGCAAGCAGGCCGAGTACGAGATCGGCGTCATCGTCCAGATGGGCTTCCCCGGCTACTTCCTCGTGGTGGCCGACTACATCAACTGGGCCAAGAGGCACGGCATCCGCGTGGGACCGGGCCGTGGGTCGGGTGCCGGCTCGATGGTGGCCTACGCCATGGGCATCACCGAGCTCAACCCTCTGGCTCACGGGCTCATCTTCGAGCGCTTCCTCAATCCTGAGCGTATCTCGATGCCTGATATCGACGTCGACTTCGACGAGCGCCGGCGCGAGGAGGTCATCGACTACGTCAAGGCCAAGTACGGCGCGGACAAGATCAGCCAGGTCGTCACCTACGGCGTCATCAAGGCCAAGCAGTCGCTGAAGGACTCCAGCCGCGTCATGGGCTACCCCTACGCGGTCGGTGACCGCCTGACCAAGGCGATGCCCCCCACCATCATGGGCAAGGACATCACCATCAAGGGCATCTTCAACCCCGAGGACGAGCGCTACGGCGAGGCCGCGGAGTTCCGGGCCCTGCACGCCGAGGACCCGGACGCCCAGAAGATCGTCGAGCTGGCCCAGGGCCTGGAGGGGATGACACGCCAGTGGGGCGTGCACGCCTGCGCCGTCATCATGTCCAGCGCCACGCTGACCGACATCATCCCCATGATGCAGCGCCTGCAGGACGGCGCCTACATCACCCAGTTCGACTACCCCACCTGCGAGCACCTGGGTCTGCTCAAGATGGACTTCCTGGGGCTGCGCAACCTCACGGTGATCTCCGACGCCCTGGAGAACATCGTGGCCAACGGCAAGGAGCCGCTGGACATCGACCACGTCGCCCTGGACGACGCCGAGACCTACCAGCTGCTCTCTCGCGGGGAGACCCTGGGCGTCTTCCAGCTCGACGGCGGCGGCATGCGTACCCTGCTGCGGCTGATGAAGCCTGACAACTTCGAGGACATCTCCGCCGTCGGCGCCCTCTACCGGCCTGGTCCCATGGGCGCGGAGTCGCACACGAACTACGCCCTGCGCAAGAACGGCCAGCAGGAGATCACCCCGATCCACCCCGAGCTCAAGGAGGCTCTCGAGCCGATCCTGGGCAACACCTACGGCCTCATCGTCTACCAGGAACAGGTGATGAAGATCGCCACCGACCTGGCGGGCTTCACGATGGGCAAGGCCGACGCCCTGCGCAAGGCCATGGGTAAGAAGAAGATGGACATCCTGGCCACGATGTTCGTCGAGTTCGAGGCCGGGATGGTTGCCAACGGCTTCTCCAGGGAGAGCGTCAAGACCCTGTGGGACGTCGTGGTGCCCTTCGCCAAGTACGCCTTCAACAAGGCGCACTCGGCGGCCTACGGCGTGGTGTCCTACTGGACCGCGTACCTCAAGACCCACTACCCGACCGAGTACATGGCGGCCCTGCTGACCAGCCAGAAGGACAACAAGGACAAGCTGGCCCTGTACCTGGGCGAGTGCCGCCACATGGGCATCAAGGTGCTGCCCCCCGACGTCAACGCCTCGCGCGCCCAGTTCTCCGCCGTCGGATCGGATATCCGCTTCGGGCTCGGGGCGATCCGCAACGTCGGCGCGAACGTCGTCGACGGGATCGTGGCAGCCCGCGAGGAGCAGGGCGAGTTCACCAGCTTTGAGGACTTCCTGGACAAGGTACCCGCCGTGGTGTGCAACAAGCGCACGATCGACTCCCTCATCAAGGCCGGAGCCTTTGACTCCCTGGGCAGGTCCCGCCGTTCCCTGCAGGCGTGCCACGAGGACTTCGTCGACGAGATCATCGGGGTCAAGCGCAACGAGGCCGTGGGGCAGTTCGACCTCTTCGCCTCGCTGGGCGGCGGTCAGGCCCAGGAGGAGGCCGCCTTCGGCTCCGGTCCCGTCTTCTCCTCCGAGGTCCCGGACCTGCCGGAGTGGGACAAGAAGGACAAGCTGGCCTTTGAGCGTGACATGCTCGGTCTCTACGTCTCCGACCACCCGCTCCTGGGCCTGGAAGGCATGCTCTCCAAGCTCGCCGACGTCGAGATCGCGGACCTGCTGGAGAACGAGGAGCGACCCGACGGCGCCATGGTCACGGTCGCCGGCCTCATCACTTCCCTGCAGCGCAAGACCACCAAGCAGGGCAACCTGTGGGCCATCGCCCAGATCGAGGACCTGGGCGGTAGCGTCGAGGCGCTGTTCTTCCCGGCGACCTACCAGACCGTCTCCACCATGCTGGCCCAGGACACCGTGGTGACGCTGCGCGGCCGGGTCAACCGCCGTGACGGACAGGTGGCGCTGGCGGTCCAGGAGATGACGATCCCGGACGTGTCCAGCGCGACGCACGAGTCCGTGACGCTCACGCTGCCGACCAACCGCTGCACCGGCCCGCTCATTGACCAGCTCAAGACGGTGCTGGAGAAGCACCCGGGCATGAGCCCTGTCCGTCTGACGCTGACGAGCAAGTACCGTGAGGTACGCACCCAGCTGAGCAGCTCGCTCAGGGTCGAGGCGTCCCAGGCCTTCTACTCTGACGTCAAGGCCCTGCTGGGCCCGGGGTGCCTGCGGCACTGA
- a CDS encoding GNAT family N-acetyltransferase → MKADRYLDEDLDGHEPVSIRTVTGDAVGPEADAVRRGAALVRLEVFVDEQDVPFVLEVDARDDDPTTVHVLASAADGTPLGTARLLTDPDSPGRLHLGRLAVRRQARGTGLGARLVAAVEQVAVERLVALDAAGRNGLEMVLSAQEQAMGFYARCGYAPVDGRRYLDAGIWHQDMARFLTR, encoded by the coding sequence ATGAAGGCGGACCGGTACCTGGACGAGGACCTGGACGGACACGAGCCCGTGAGCATCCGGACGGTGACGGGTGACGCCGTCGGGCCCGAGGCTGACGCGGTACGACGTGGTGCGGCCCTGGTGCGGCTGGAGGTCTTCGTCGACGAGCAGGACGTGCCCTTCGTCCTGGAGGTCGACGCGCGCGACGACGACCCGACGACGGTGCACGTGCTGGCCAGCGCGGCTGACGGCACGCCGCTGGGCACGGCGCGGCTGCTGACGGATCCTGACAGCCCCGGCCGGCTCCACCTGGGGCGGCTGGCGGTTCGCAGGCAGGCCCGAGGCACCGGCCTGGGGGCCAGGCTCGTGGCCGCCGTCGAGCAGGTGGCGGTGGAACGGCTCGTCGCCCTGGACGCGGCAGGCAGGAACGGGCTTGAGATGGTGCTCTCGGCCCAGGAGCAGGCGATGGGCTTCTACGCACGCTGCGGCTACGCTCCGGTGGACGGGCGCCGGTACCTCGACGCCGGCATCTGGCACCAGGACATGGCGAGGTTCCTCACCCGCTGA
- a CDS encoding RluA family pseudouridine synthase: protein MSLRLLPVPDGLVGERADAALARMTGLSRSKVSELCAKEAVRLDGTPLGKSERLPVGALIEIDLPDPRPVGPTPTPVEGMSLLYEDEDVVVVDKPAGIAAHPSMGWDGPDVLGALKAMHVQVATSGAAERQGIVSRLDVGTSGAMIVAKGERAYSVLKRAFREHEVDKVYHALVQGHLDPSSGTIDAPIGRHPSREWKMAIIDGGRESVTHYDVIESVPVADLVEVHLETGRTHQIRVHMSALGHPCVGDETYGADAALSQRTGLVRQWLHAHRLGLAHPVTGEWMTFVSPYPDDLVQALDVLRLP, encoded by the coding sequence ATGAGCCTGCGGCTTCTCCCGGTCCCCGACGGCCTCGTCGGTGAGCGTGCGGACGCCGCGCTGGCTCGGATGACGGGGCTGTCGCGCTCCAAGGTGAGCGAACTGTGCGCGAAGGAGGCCGTGCGCCTGGACGGGACGCCCCTCGGTAAGTCCGAGCGCCTGCCTGTAGGAGCCCTCATCGAGATCGACCTGCCTGATCCCCGACCGGTCGGTCCGACCCCCACACCCGTGGAGGGGATGAGTCTGCTGTATGAGGACGAGGACGTCGTCGTCGTCGACAAGCCCGCCGGTATCGCCGCGCACCCCTCGATGGGGTGGGACGGCCCTGACGTGCTCGGTGCGCTCAAGGCGATGCACGTGCAGGTCGCCACCTCCGGTGCCGCTGAGCGCCAGGGGATCGTCTCACGGCTGGACGTGGGGACCTCAGGCGCGATGATCGTGGCCAAGGGGGAGCGGGCCTACTCGGTGCTCAAGCGAGCCTTCCGCGAGCACGAGGTGGACAAGGTCTACCACGCCCTGGTCCAGGGGCACCTCGACCCCTCCTCCGGCACCATCGACGCGCCGATCGGCCGTCACCCGAGCCGTGAGTGGAAGATGGCGATCATCGACGGCGGTCGGGAGTCGGTCACGCACTATGACGTCATCGAGTCCGTGCCGGTGGCAGACCTTGTCGAGGTGCACCTGGAGACCGGACGCACCCACCAGATCCGTGTCCACATGTCTGCGCTCGGCCACCCCTGCGTGGGTGACGAGACCTACGGCGCCGACGCGGCGCTGTCCCAGCGCACCGGGCTCGTGCGCCAGTGGCTGCACGCCCACCGTCTGGGACTGGCCCACCCGGTCACAGGAGAGTGGATGACCTTTGTCAGCCCGTACCCCGACGACCTCGTCCAGGCCCTGGACGTGCTGAGGCTGCCCTGA
- the lspA gene encoding signal peptidase II — protein sequence MAGSSARGQRTDTAARSRRRRRSPSVTILWAVALLVIVIDQVTKAWAAHALADGHRVALLGEVLGLVLVRNPGAAFSMATGQTWILTTVAIVVTVIVLRASRRLASRWWAVTLGLVLGGAVGNLIDRLVRAPGVFRGHVVDFIDYGGLFVGNVADIAIVVAAAAIIVLSLYGLELDGTRGGRPEETERTTTDEPSGGEETA from the coding sequence ATGGCAGGCTCCTCAGCCCGCGGCCAGCGGACGGACACGGCGGCACGATCGCGACGGCGTCGTCGGTCACCTAGCGTCACCATCCTGTGGGCGGTCGCCCTCCTCGTCATCGTGATCGACCAGGTGACCAAGGCCTGGGCCGCTCACGCGCTGGCCGACGGCCACCGGGTGGCGCTCCTGGGTGAGGTACTCGGGCTGGTCCTGGTACGTAACCCCGGGGCAGCCTTCTCGATGGCCACGGGGCAGACCTGGATCCTGACCACTGTGGCCATCGTCGTCACGGTGATCGTGCTCCGTGCCTCACGGCGGCTGGCCTCGCGCTGGTGGGCCGTGACGCTGGGGCTCGTGCTGGGCGGCGCCGTCGGCAACCTGATCGACCGGCTGGTGCGTGCCCCCGGCGTCTTCCGCGGCCACGTCGTGGACTTCATCGACTACGGAGGTCTCTTCGTCGGCAACGTCGCGGACATCGCGATCGTCGTGGCCGCAGCCGCCATCATCGTGCTCTCCCTGTACGGCCTGGAGCTGGACGGCACCCGCGGAGGGCGGCCGGAGGAGACGGAGCGGACCACGACCGACGAGCCTTCTGGCGGCGAGGAGACGGCATGA
- a CDS encoding DivIVA domain-containing protein: MTLLTADDVLNKKFQATKFREGYEQDEVDEFLDEVVEAMRQLEAENADLKAQLEAANARLADAGEAAAQAPAAQPQVVEPVVQAAAATPEPVASSGEEPVAASGMLELAQRLHDEHVANGKAEGERIVSEARTTGEQIVREAEDQRNRTLAQLEKERSGLEHKIDELRRFESDYRTRLKSYLQGLLTNVEDGAGASNAPSL; encoded by the coding sequence ATGACGCTGCTGACGGCAGACGACGTCCTCAACAAGAAGTTCCAGGCGACGAAGTTCCGCGAGGGATACGAGCAGGACGAGGTTGACGAGTTCCTTGACGAGGTCGTCGAGGCCATGCGTCAGCTCGAGGCAGAGAACGCCGACCTCAAGGCGCAGCTGGAGGCTGCCAACGCCCGCCTGGCTGACGCTGGTGAGGCCGCGGCGCAGGCCCCGGCCGCTCAGCCGCAGGTCGTTGAGCCCGTGGTCCAGGCCGCCGCGGCGACCCCTGAGCCTGTCGCCTCCAGCGGTGAGGAGCCGGTGGCCGCCTCCGGCATGCTCGAGCTGGCTCAGCGCCTGCACGACGAGCACGTCGCCAACGGCAAGGCCGAGGGTGAGCGCATCGTCTCCGAGGCCCGCACGACCGGTGAGCAGATCGTGCGCGAGGCCGAGGACCAGCGCAACCGCACCCTGGCTCAGCTGGAGAAGGAGCGTTCCGGCCTGGAGCACAAGATCGACGAGCTGCGTCGTTTCGAGTCCGACTACCGCACGCGTCTGAAGAGCTACCTGCAGGGCCTGCTGACCAACGTCGAGGACGGCGCCGGCGCCTCCAACGCGCCGTCACTGTGA
- a CDS encoding YggT family protein yields the protein MLVPVVVIAQSLLSLYVLVLLGRVVLDWVDLFSRQWRPRGVVLVLANLVYALTDPPLRWLRRVVPVLRAGGMGIDLSFIALYLVIVVLQVLLGMVARL from the coding sequence GTGCTGGTTCCTGTCGTCGTCATCGCGCAAAGCCTGCTCAGCCTGTACGTCCTGGTCCTGCTGGGGCGCGTGGTGCTGGACTGGGTCGATCTCTTCTCCCGGCAGTGGAGGCCACGGGGAGTGGTCCTGGTCCTGGCGAACCTCGTCTACGCGCTGACCGACCCGCCGCTGCGCTGGCTGCGACGCGTGGTGCCGGTGCTCAGAGCGGGCGGGATGGGGATCGACCTCAGCTTTATCGCCCTCTACCTCGTCATCGTGGTCCTCCAGGTCCTCCTGGGGATGGTGGCGAGGCTGTGA